Proteins found in one Mangifera indica cultivar Alphonso chromosome 15, CATAS_Mindica_2.1, whole genome shotgun sequence genomic segment:
- the LOC123197616 gene encoding uncharacterized protein LOC123197616: MGSRARRKQHQQQQQQRWCTVQTLTPLWEGPDPEMQEEANKKESSWEVIREWFRMQKGISSANNNNNLSMSLCSTNIPPKRQDLRLLLGVLGCPLAPIPIVNHPTHHIHIKDIPIETSSAHYIIQQYLAATGCLKLQKCAKNMYATGTVKMICCETEISSGKNVKCLGTRSGESGCFVLWKMSPGMWSLELVAGANKVIAGSDAKTVWRHTSWLGTHAAKGPQRPLRRIIQGLDPKTTASLFAKAQCLGEKRIGDDECFVLKVAADREAVVERSEGPAEVIRHVLYGYFCQRSGLLIYLEDSHLTRVSTPDKNGDIIYWETTIGSSIGDYRDIDGVLIAHQGRSIATVFRFGELSMQHSRTRMEEIWRIDDVVFNVPGLSMDHFIPPADLLDNEN; the protein is encoded by the exons ATGGGTTCTAGAGCTCGGAGGAAGCAGcaccagcagcagcagcagcaaagATGGTGCACAGTACAAACTTTAACGCCATTGTGGGAAGGTCCCGACCCTGAAATGCAAGAAGAAGCAAATAAGAAAGAAAGCTCTTGGGAAGTCATTCGAGAATGGTTTCGCATGCAGAAAGGCATTTCATCAGCcaacaataacaataatcttTCGATGTCACTATGTAGTACTAATATTCCTCCTAAACGCCAAGATTTAAGGCTTTTGCTTGGTGTTTTGGGCTGTCCTTTAGCCCCTATTCCTATTGTGAATCACCCAACTCATCACATTCATATCAAGGACATCCCCATT GAAACTTCGAGTGCACATTACATCATACAACAATATTTGGCAGCAACGGGATGCTTAAAGCTACAAAAGTGTGCCAAAAACATGTATGCAACAGGAACAGTGAAAATGATTTGTTGTGAAACAGAGATTTCTTCAGGAAAGAATGTGAAATGCTTGGGAACAAGAAGTGGGGAAAGTGGGTGCTTCGTTCTTTGGAAAATGTCACCAGGCATGTGGTCTCTTGAGCTGGTCGCCGGAGCCAACAAAGTCATCGCCGGTAGCGACGCTAAAACTGTCTGGCGACACACCTCTTGGCTTGGAACTCATGCAGCCAAGGGCCCCCAACGCCCCCTACGTCGCATAATCCAG GGGCTGGATCCAAAGACCACAGCCAGCTTATTTGCAAAAGCACAATGCTTAGGAGAGAAACGAATAGGAGATGATGAATGCTTCGTATTGAAAGTGGCAGCCGATCGTGAAGCCGTGGTAGAAAGAAGTGAGGGTCCAGCCGAGGTGATTAGGCACGTACTATACGGCTATTTTTGCCAAAGGAGTGGCCTATTAATATACCTCGAGGACTCGCACCTCACTAGGGTTTCTACCCCGGATAAAAATGGGGATATTATTTATTGGGAGACTACCATTGGTAGTAGTATAGGTGACTATCGAGACATAGACGGCGTACTAATTGCCCATCAAGGGCGGTCGATCGCCACAGTATTCCGGTTCGGAGAGTTGTCGATGCAACATAGTAGAACAAGAATGGAAGAAATTTGGCGAATTGATGATGTTGTATTCAATGTGCCAGGGCTTTCTATGGATCATTTCATACCGCCGGCTGATCTCCTTGataatgaaaattga